The following are encoded together in the Glycine soja cultivar W05 chromosome 5, ASM419377v2, whole genome shotgun sequence genome:
- the LOC114413346 gene encoding uncharacterized protein LOC114413346 — MLTRLARRRSIRFRLSDFVYLCPPEALKLFSALKMADWGPVVIAVVLFVLLSPGLLFQMPARGRVAEFGNMQTSGASILVHAIIYFGLITIFLIAIGVHIYTG; from the coding sequence ATGCTGACACGTTTAGCGAGAAGGCGAAGCATCCGTTTCCGTCTAAGTGACTTTGTCTACTTGTGTCCCCCAGAAGCCTTAAAGCTCTTCTCTGCTTTGAAAATGGCTGATTGGGGCCCGGTGGTGATCGCAGTGGTGCTGTTCGTGCTGTTAAGCCCGGGGCTTCTGTTTCAGATGCCAGCCAGGGGAAGGGTAGCAGAGTTTGGGAACATGCAAACCAGTGGGGCCTCCATTTTGGTTCACGCCATCATCTACTTTGGCCTCATCACTATCTTCCTCATTGCCATTGGCGTTCACATCTACACTGGCTAA